The proteins below are encoded in one region of Equus caballus isolate H_3958 breed thoroughbred chromosome 16, TB-T2T, whole genome shotgun sequence:
- the MRAS gene encoding ras-related protein M-Ras isoform X2, which yields MREQYMRTGDGFLIVYSVTDKASFEHVDRFHQLILRVKDRESFPMILVANKVDLMHLRKITREQGKEMATKHNIPYIETSAKDPPLNVDKAFHDLVRVIRQQIPEKSQKKKKKTKWRGDRATGTHKLQCMIL from the exons ATGCGGGAGCAGTACATGCGCACGGGGGACGGCTTCCTCATCGTCTACTCGGTCACAGACAAGGCCAGCTTCGAGCACGTGGACCGCTTCCACCAGCTCATCCTGCGCGTCAAGGACAG GGAGTCGTTTCCGATGATCCTCGTGGCCAACAAGGTCGATCTGATGCACTTGAGGAAAATCACCAgggagcaaggaaaagaaatggcgACCAAACACAAT ATTCCGTACATAGAAACCAGTGCCAAGGACCCACCTCTCAACGTCGACAAAGCCTTCCATGACCTTGTTAGAGTCATTAG GCAACAGATCCCGGAAAAAagccagaagaagaagaagaaaaccaaatggCGGGGAGACCGGGCCACTGGCACCCACAAACTGCAGTGCATGATATTGTGA